A single Xenopus laevis strain J_2021 chromosome 3S, Xenopus_laevis_v10.1, whole genome shotgun sequence DNA region contains:
- the lysmd4.S gene encoding lysM and putative peptidoglycan-binding domain-containing protein 4-like: MRLREGRTHSFQPPSSVHSSFDSHVYTFSNGTAEGDGSSEEEFDVTELRARGSEQQRINALREKLGDVILLERAITEDDNLNKLALQYGCKVADIKRVNNLMRDQDIYALKTIKIPVKVHGLLTERADELTAPYLNPSALPEPTEEESRPSLESRDFTVYFKEIDQNIEAAQTNDLFNESFPLESPSRPHPRMVGQKQPNSGADWGIRWWNAVVIMLLVGIVLPVFYIVYFKTQGDSESAFSIEGRTNASTSLSPHTATGRSLEQMTQRTSGFSPRILQDTHKLLNPGD; encoded by the exons ATGCGTCTCCGAGAAGGGCGCACGCACTCCTTCCAGCCTCCCAGTTCAGTTCACTCCTCCTTTGACAGCCATGTTTACACATTCAGCAATGGGACAGCCGAGGGAGACGGCTCTTCAGAAGAAGAATTCGATGTTACAGAGTTGCGAGCACGGGGGAGTGAACAGCAGCGGATAAATGCATTGCGTGAAAAGCTTGGTGATGTCATTCTTCTGGAACGCGCCATTACAGAGGATGATAACCTCAACAAACTGGCACTACAGTATGGCTGCAAG GTCGCTGATATCAAGAGAGTAAACAATCTTATGAGAGACCAGGATATCTATGCTTTAAAGACAATCAAGATCCCTGTCAAGGTTCATGGGCTCCTGACAGAAAGAGCTGATGAGCTGACTGCTCCCTACTTGAATCCAAGTGCTCTACCTGAACCCACCGAGGAGGAGTCACGACCCTCCCTAGAAAGCAGAGACTTCACTGTTTATTTCAAGGAGATTGATCAGAACATCGAAGCTGCACAAACCAACGATCTGTTCAATGAGTCTTTTCCCTTGGAATCTCCCAGCCGTCCACACCCGCGAATGGTGGGGCAGAAGCAGCCAAATTCAGGGGCAGACTGGGGGATCCGATGGTGGAATGCAGTTGTTATTATGCTTTTGGTGGGGATTGTTTTGCCagtattttatatagtttattttaaaacacaggGAGATTCAGAAAGCGCCTTTTCCATTGAGGGTCGGACAAATGCCTCCACTTCTCTGAGCCCACACACGGCTACGGGCCGCTCACTGGAACAAATGACGCAGAGAACATCTGGTTTCTCACCCAGGATCCTGCAGGACACACACAAACTGCTCAATCCAGGAGACTGA